In Lolium rigidum isolate FL_2022 chromosome 3, APGP_CSIRO_Lrig_0.1, whole genome shotgun sequence, the genomic window ACTGCTTTCCAATAGCTGAAATATGCTTGAAATGAGATGCCTTTCTTTCGATTTGTGTTAATAGTCTTAAGCATCAGTTAGTTCAGTAGGTGCAACATTGATGTTGCTGTGAAGAAATTGTGAGTGAAAAAAGGGGAAAGGAGATGTGATTGCAGACCTGCATCCCTTGCGGCTGTGGCTTCCTGGTAGACATCGGTCAGGAAGAGTATCTGAGACGGGCTGTCCACTCCCAGCGTCTGCCAGATCTCATAGTAACTCCGGGGCTCCCTCTTCCCCCTGCAAACCTCCATACCGATCAAGCTCAACAATGGAGATGAAATAGTATATGGTCTTTACGAGGAATGCAAGATTTGATATGCTACGCGAGTACCCGACGCTGGTGTCGAAGAAGGCAGATAGGTATCTCCTGAGGTCGCCGTGGGCTTCAGTGTTGCCGAATATCAGCCGCTGCGCCTCCCTGCTGCCGCTGGAGTAGATGTAGCTCCTGACGGCGCCGGTGCCATGCCACCGCGCGAGAGCCTCGGCGACGTCGTCATAGACGACGCCCTGGATCTCGCCGCCGTCGAAGCCGAGTCGCCATATCCGGCCCTGGAGCTGCTTGAGTGCCGGGAGCTTGCGGTCCGCGTCGATCATGGCCTCCACGTTGGCCACTAGGGCATCGATGACCTCTTCCTTGGGTGCTGATGGCGGTGGAACTAGCACGGCGCTTGGAACTCCATCGGCTAAGTCCTTGTCGATCTGGGCGCGGAGGAAGGCAATGTCGTCCATGGTCTGGCGGGTGCGGTAAGTGTCAACAAGGTAGGCACGGACATTGGAGCGGGCGTAGGGGAAGAGGACGTCGGCGACGAAGGGGATGGGGGTGGTGGTGCCCTCGATGTCCAGCACCACACACCTCTGCATGAGTTGCAACGAGCAGTAATGTTAGTAGAGCAGAGGAGCATGCATTTACATCTTAATTCCTTCCATTTTCATGGTAAAAGATGATCCATGAAGGGGAGTGGTAGGTCCGTAGGTGGCACGCACTATGTCTCTCGCTGTTAAGCAGTAGTCGTCAGCTTCAGGAAGGTTGGTTGCAATGCCGTCGCTGCCATTGCCGGCTCGCGCAGCTCCCATGCTTCCATGatgctgatgctgctgctgcccaTGGCGATGACCAACAGGAGGACTAGTCGACGATGGTTGAAGTCTCAGTTCCAACCTCCTTTGCCTTCCCTAAGAGCAAGCACCGCCACAAATTATTGCATCTTTAGATAGATTCAGTTGGAGTAGGAAGAGAGGACGAAAATTCCTAAAAGGATAAGAAAAATAATCATTACCTACCCTGGAGCTGGAGGAGAGACTAGTGCTGTTCCTACTGCGTGGAATACCATCTGCATCTGGGAAGAA contains:
- the LOC124701765 gene encoding probable bifunctional methylthioribulose-1-phosphate dehydratase/enolase-phosphatase E1, which gives rise to MFLLPLVASTSISRSGCFSFFPDADGIPRSRNSTSLSSSSRGRQRRLELRLQPSSTSPPVGHRHGQQQHQHHGSMGAARAGNGSDGIATNLPEADDYCLTARDIRCVVLDIEGTTTPIPFVADVLFPYARSNVRAYLVDTYRTRQTMDDIAFLRAQIDKDLADGVPSAVLVPPPSAPKEEVIDALVANVEAMIDADRKLPALKQLQGRIWRLGFDGGEIQGVVYDDVAEALARWHGTGAVRSYIYSSGSREAQRLIFGNTEAHGDLRRYLSAFFDTSVGGKREPRSYYEIWQTLGVDSPSQILFLTDVYQEATAARDAGFEVLISIRPGNAPLPDDHGFQTITSFAQISV